One Bdellovibrionales bacterium CG10_big_fil_rev_8_21_14_0_10_45_34 genomic region harbors:
- a CDS encoding ATP-binding protein — MNALKLANPFVNISTAKVPIIWSFGGGKGGVGKSLITSSLGFTMAKAGHKVLVVDLDLGGANLHTCLGAAAPQLTLSDFIAGRCPDLNDLVTIAPYYNLHFISGAFDSLEVANIPEHQILKIIDALKKLPYDYVLLDLGAGTSNATLDFFLCADRRILTVTPEPTSIENTYRFLKSAYYRRLIRVESHFGAPSLVAQVLDQKNSLGVRSPADLISYLQSTHDVRSEALISAVHSLSVEIVVNQIRTQSDAQLGDSVASVCKKYFDIPAQSLGALSFDNNVWQTLRRRKPFLIEAPFSPLVRQFQKIAKELVDRER; from the coding sequence TTGAACGCGTTAAAACTGGCAAACCCATTTGTAAATATCAGCACGGCAAAAGTTCCGATTATTTGGAGCTTTGGCGGCGGCAAAGGGGGAGTGGGGAAAAGTCTCATCACTTCTTCTTTGGGTTTTACAATGGCCAAAGCCGGACACAAAGTGCTGGTGGTTGATTTAGACCTTGGCGGCGCGAATCTTCACACTTGTCTTGGGGCAGCAGCTCCCCAGTTGACCCTCAGCGATTTTATTGCAGGAAGATGCCCGGATCTTAATGACCTCGTTACAATCGCTCCCTATTACAATCTACATTTTATTAGCGGTGCATTCGATTCTCTGGAAGTAGCAAACATTCCCGAACACCAAATATTGAAAATCATAGATGCTTTAAAGAAGCTTCCTTACGACTACGTTTTACTCGATCTAGGCGCCGGAACAAGCAACGCGACTCTTGATTTCTTTTTGTGTGCAGACAGGCGAATTCTCACCGTAACTCCTGAGCCCACTAGCATAGAGAACACCTATCGATTTCTAAAATCGGCATACTATAGACGCCTCATTCGCGTGGAATCCCACTTCGGAGCTCCCTCGCTAGTGGCGCAGGTACTCGATCAAAAAAACTCGCTCGGGGTTAGAAGCCCAGCTGATTTAATCAGTTATCTACAATCAACCCACGACGTTCGGTCTGAAGCCCTCATATCGGCGGTGCATTCGCTTTCGGTCGAGATTGTGGTCAATCAGATTAGAACTCAGTCTGATGCTCAGCTAGGAGACTCCGTTGCCAGTGTCTGCAAAAAGTACTTTGACATTCCGGCTCAGTCTCTAGGTGCACTCAGCTTTGACAACAATGTTTGGCAGACTTTACGAAGACGCAAACCTTTTCTGATTGAGGCGCCGTTTAGTCCGCTTGTTCGCCAATTTCAGAAGATTGCCAAAGAGCTAGTTGATCGAGAACGCTAA
- the tsaB gene encoding tRNA (adenosine(37)-N6)-threonylcarbamoyltransferase complex dimerization subunit type 1 TsaB produces the protein MRPKLKNSPTTNWLVAVETSSLQGSLALFRDHQLVSEITWHRQGSHAEVATGALQSLLKIASIEVNDLNAVAVNIGPGSFTGVRVGVNLAKSLGFGLGIPLICRNTFDVLANKTPATHPYCTIVLNAYSGLVFRCTYQRTERGWLKAGPQEHLLSLQELGTNIPSNCLVVGETGLLGLSGQFETRCDLPHAISLGELACKDLSSGKVHNWTEVHPLYLRASRAEENKKV, from the coding sequence GTGAGACCTAAGTTAAAAAACTCTCCTACAACCAACTGGTTGGTCGCTGTTGAAACCAGCTCTCTTCAAGGCAGTTTAGCACTTTTTAGAGACCATCAGCTCGTCAGCGAAATAACATGGCACAGGCAGGGATCCCATGCAGAAGTGGCCACGGGGGCTCTTCAAAGCTTATTGAAGATTGCTTCAATTGAAGTCAATGATCTCAATGCCGTTGCTGTAAATATTGGACCTGGAAGTTTCACCGGAGTAAGAGTCGGCGTAAATTTAGCTAAGTCGCTTGGGTTCGGCCTTGGTATCCCGTTAATCTGTCGAAATACCTTTGATGTATTGGCGAACAAAACGCCAGCGACCCATCCTTACTGTACCATCGTCCTAAATGCATACTCGGGACTAGTCTTCCGGTGCACCTACCAAAGAACGGAGCGTGGCTGGCTGAAAGCGGGCCCGCAAGAGCATTTATTAAGTCTTCAAGAACTCGGCACCAATATACCCTCCAACTGCTTAGTTGTTGGGGAGACGGGGCTTCTCGGCCTCAGTGGGCAGTTTGAAACTCGCTGTGACCTCCCTCACGCCATTAGTCTAGGTGAGCTTGCCTGCAAAGATCTTTCGTCTGGGAAAGTTCACAACTGGACAGAAGTACACCCCCTTTACCTCAGAGCTTCTCGCGCCGAAGAGAATAAAAAGGTTTAA